The Sinomicrobium kalidii region AGACTGGCATTCAGGTCCCTGAGTTGTCGCTTCATCTTTTCCTGAGCCATGATCCACATGTTCCTGCATCCGATTACGGTAACCACCGGTGTTCCGGAAAATAATGTTTTTGCTTCGGGAGTGTTCAGGAACGAGGTGACGGGCAGGGCAGGAGTAAGGTACCAGACCTGATAACCGAAGATAATCAAATCGTAATTACCGTTCATAACGGTTTCAGGAACAGGTCTTGTTTTCCGGGGTTTACGGAGGAAGGTTTCCGGGAAAACATCGAGGAACTCACTTTTTTTCCAGGGGAAGGGAAAGGGAGTCTCCATTTCAATGCGGTAATGTGTAACAGTAATATCGTCAGCCCGGTCAAGAGCGGCGGTAACATTACCGATAATTTCGGTTAATTGTCCGGATTGGGAATAATGTATGACGAGGACCTGTTTCATGCACTTTTTGTCGGGGTTAATCCATATATTGATCTATTATTTGTTCCCTGTACCCCAGAAATCAAAATAATTAAACCACTGTAAGGGGTATTTTTCCAGTATCCGGGCAACGCTTTCCGCGTATTCTTTCAGCAAGGCTTCCGAATCCCTTTTTCCTGCTTTTGCCTTTCTCGCATACAAGTGATAATGCCTTCCTTTTTCCCGCATCACAAATACGAAAAGTACGGGAACATTAAGCCTGGACGCCAGCAAAAATGGGCCGGCGGGGAAACGGGCTTCTTTTCCTATAAAATCACAGGTAACGTATTTGGCTCCTTTTACAAAACGGTCTCCGGTAATACAGACGATCTCGTTTCTGGCCAGTGCGGCATTGATCTCGAAAATATGGGAGAGGTCTTCTCTGATGAGGATAAAGTTGATATCAGACTTCCGGGTAACACTGTCCAGGTATTCACGTATAGCGGTATGTTCAATGTCATTGGTGAGCAGGCTGATGGAGGTTTTTTCTTTAAGATCTCCGAAAAAATGCTCCGAGATTTCAAAATTACCCACATGAGCACTGAGCAAAACACCGCCTTTTTTCTGTTTCAGCGTATCCTGAATATTTTCAA contains the following coding sequences:
- a CDS encoding LpxL/LpxP family acyltransferase — encoded protein: MTTEWKGKSRGTVLGYRIFVFSMKKFGLGVAYFILCFVAFYYCLFARENSRSIYYYFRKRLKYSKFGSLVSIYRSYYVFGQTIIDKVAISSGMRDRFTYEFDGIENIQDTLKQKKGGVLLSAHVGNFEISEHFFGDLKEKTSISLLTNDIEHTAIREYLDSVTRKSDINFILIREDLSHIFEINAALARNEIVCITGDRFVKGAKYVTCDFIGKEARFPAGPFLLASRLNVPVLFVFVMREKGRHYHLYARKAKAGKRDSEALLKEYAESVARILEKYPLQWFNYFDFWGTGNK